The sequence GCAATCCAAAGTGGAGATGGTAAACCGCGGCGAAAACTACATCGGCGACATCATCCCGCAGGACCTCAAGGACCTGACGGCGAACGGTCGCCTCTCCGCCACGACAGACTTTGACCGCCTTGCGGAGTGCGACGTCGTCGCTATCTGCGTCCCCACGCCGCTCGACAAATTCAAACAGCCCGACCTCTCGTACATCGTAAACTCCGCCAAAGAGATATCAAAGCGCCTGCACGAAAACATGCTCGTCGTCCTTGAATCAACCACCTACCCGGGAACGACCGAAGAGGTAGTCAAACCCATTCTTGAAGAAAGCGGTCTTAAAGTCGGCAAAGACTTCCACCTGGCCTTCAGCCCTGAACGCGTCGACCCCGGCAACGCCAGATACAAGACCCACAACACCCCGAAAGTCGTCGGCGGCTGTACGCCTGAATGCACCGAGATCGCGAAAACTCTTTACAGCATCGTCTTAGGCGCGGAAGTCTTTACCGTATCTTCCCCTAAAGAG is a genomic window of Cloacibacillus sp. containing:
- a CDS encoding nucleotide sugar dehydrogenase; this translates as MTLLNKVQNKTAQIGVIGLGYVGLPLAVEKAKAGYKVLGFDIQQSKVEMVNRGENYIGDIIPQDLKDLTANGRLSATTDFDRLAECDVVAICVPTPLDKFKQPDLSYIVNSAKEISKRLHENMLVVLESTTYPGTTEEVVKPILEESGLKVGKDFHLAFSPERVDPGNARYKTHNTPKVVGGCTPECTEIAKTLYSIVLGAEVFTVSSPKEAEATKILENTFRIVNCALANEMAIVYNKMGINIWEVIAAASTKPFGYVPFYPGPGVGGHCIPLDPFYLTYKAREYDYHTRLIELSGEINDNMPEYVVER